The proteins below come from a single Chitinophaga pinensis DSM 2588 genomic window:
- a CDS encoding nucleotidyl transferase AbiEii/AbiGii toxin family protein, protein MDNFIRNEIIATESAIRRAALTGHPFMLKGSYVTRQYFKDPSMRIPMDLDWVYLLRVEDPETAKNTFDDWAIKVTELDIDSQDGVQFRSFREDAFWRRIDYFMADDFPTVNTDLAYTIDGERDRISIDISFNLDIEDKPVPLLYQPMRGPSFIVPDTVPLSLQVSWKLHQTLVRARFKDIFDLIHLLSNPAFTEIVREKTIHALMKESAVSNVQQERIQWLFSGQLKKLYPAGSLEKSWNKWRFEKQRNSWEWHHDPELFSEGYCWHITAEENLPASHDEFEAQFNAALRHAGLTMEVIVKHPYMLGA, encoded by the coding sequence ATGGACAATTTTATCCGGAATGAAATCATTGCGACAGAGTCGGCCATTCGCCGCGCCGCACTTACCGGTCATCCCTTTATGTTAAAGGGAAGTTATGTAACACGTCAGTATTTTAAAGACCCTTCCATGAGAATACCGATGGATCTGGATTGGGTATATCTTCTAAGGGTGGAAGATCCCGAAACGGCCAAAAATACATTTGATGACTGGGCGATAAAAGTAACTGAACTGGATATCGATTCACAGGACGGTGTTCAGTTCCGTAGCTTCAGAGAGGATGCTTTCTGGAGAAGAATAGATTACTTTATGGCAGATGATTTTCCGACCGTAAATACTGATCTGGCCTACACCATCGACGGCGAAAGAGACCGGATATCTATAGATATTTCCTTCAACCTCGACATAGAAGACAAGCCGGTTCCCTTGCTATATCAACCCATGAGAGGCCCTTCATTTATCGTCCCTGACACCGTACCCTTGTCGCTACAGGTATCCTGGAAATTACATCAGACACTGGTAAGAGCACGTTTCAAGGATATTTTCGATCTGATCCATCTGCTCTCTAATCCAGCGTTTACAGAGATCGTACGTGAGAAAACCATCCATGCATTAATGAAGGAGTCCGCAGTGAGCAATGTGCAACAGGAAAGAATACAATGGCTGTTTTCCGGACAACTGAAGAAACTTTATCCCGCCGGTTCACTGGAAAAAAGCTGGAATAAATGGAGATTTGAAAAGCAACGCAACTCCTGGGAATGGCACCATGACCCCGAACTTTTTTCCGAAGGCTATTGCTGGCATATTACAGCAGAAGAAAACCTGCCCGCATCTCATGATGAATTTGAAGCACAGTTCAATGCAGCATTGCGCCATGCTGGTCTGACAATGGAAGTAATAGTAAAGCATCCTTATATGCTGGGCGCGTAA
- a CDS encoding aspartyl/asparaginyl beta-hydroxylase domain-containing protein produces MNYIRFSSTYNHQQLCAELENVLQQDWPLHFNTRDFDGEWRSISLRSASGNSQDILAHPEAQYQDTPVLAMMPYAKEIIDSWKCEKEAVRLLSLSPGSEIKPHKDPGCGYRDGVFRIHIPIMTNPEVYFMLEEEKLRLQSGECWYMDFSCTHAIVNKGYTARVHLIMDCIRNEWSDQLFAGHGYDIATKRKSPQMDPATRTAMIAELERMDTDTTRALIARLKAEQ; encoded by the coding sequence ATGAATTACATCAGGTTTTCCTCTACCTACAATCACCAGCAGCTTTGCGCTGAACTGGAAAACGTACTCCAACAAGACTGGCCACTCCATTTTAATACCCGTGATTTCGACGGAGAATGGCGCAGCATATCCCTGCGTTCCGCCAGCGGAAACAGCCAGGATATACTGGCTCATCCGGAAGCACAATACCAGGATACGCCCGTACTCGCCATGATGCCCTACGCCAAAGAGATCATCGATTCCTGGAAATGTGAGAAAGAAGCCGTGCGACTGTTGTCCTTATCCCCAGGCAGCGAGATCAAACCACATAAAGATCCCGGATGCGGTTACCGGGATGGTGTTTTCAGAATACACATTCCGATCATGACCAACCCGGAAGTATACTTTATGCTGGAAGAGGAAAAACTGCGTTTGCAGTCCGGCGAATGCTGGTACATGGATTTCAGCTGTACACACGCTATCGTAAACAAAGGTTATACAGCAAGAGTACACCTGATCATGGATTGTATCCGGAATGAATGGAGCGACCAGCTATTTGCGGGGCATGGGTATGATATTGCTACCAAACGAAAATCTCCCCAAATGGATCCGGCTACGCGTACTGCTATGATAGCAGAACTGGAGAGAATGGATACCGATACCACCAGAGCGCTTATTGCCCGTTTAAAAGCAGAACAATAA
- a CDS encoding adenylyl-sulfate kinase, translating into MGQIIQFTGLSGAGKTTLSAALLTWGQTHDISIKLIDGDVYRQTLCKDLGFSKADRLENIARLGAYAATIAADYDFVIIAAINPYEEGRTKLKQLYNAALVWLRCDIDTLINRDPKGLYKKALLPDDHPEKIHNLTGLNDTFDTPLSPDLIIDTGHTNANEALAAAVDFLNQRLHRQGPATDSPFPI; encoded by the coding sequence ATGGGGCAGATCATTCAGTTTACCGGACTTTCCGGCGCCGGTAAAACTACGCTGTCAGCCGCTTTGCTGACATGGGGACAAACACATGATATTTCAATTAAACTGATAGACGGAGACGTATACAGACAAACACTCTGTAAAGATCTGGGGTTTAGTAAAGCTGACCGGCTGGAAAATATTGCCCGCTTGGGCGCTTATGCGGCGACTATTGCGGCGGACTATGACTTTGTCATCATTGCCGCTATCAATCCCTATGAAGAAGGAAGAACAAAGCTGAAACAGCTTTATAATGCTGCGCTGGTATGGTTGCGATGTGATATAGACACGCTGATCAATAGAGATCCCAAAGGATTGTATAAAAAGGCATTGCTACCCGATGATCATCCTGAAAAGATTCATAATCTCACCGGACTGAATGATACGTTTGACACACCTCTCAGTCCGGATCTGATCATCGATACAGGTCATACAAACGCCAATGAAGCGCTTGCTGCGGCTGTTGATTTCCTTAATCAACGGTTACACCGGCAGGGCCCTGCAACTGATAGCCCTTTCCCCATTTGA
- a CDS encoding helix-turn-helix domain-containing protein, whose amino-acid sequence MVKKAFPVYDVSTLTGYKHDDIQISRFAPYLSVHENLRDAHKHNFYHVTLFTEGAGTHTIDFKTFTVKPYQIYFMIPGQVHSWQFEGKVDGYIINFSFNFLQSLLQKPDYLEQFPFFTGDVDEAVINLPEQLHTPITRIFEELIREIEQPADMSVDMIQVLMLQAFILIGRLSFEKSPVPSNNYNYILLKNFQKLIEKNYTTLKLPREYAELLFITPNHLNALCNSTVGMSAGELIRNRIILEAKRLLVNKDSTITEIAYQLGFADNSYFTKFYKKYTGQTPEEFRKSLR is encoded by the coding sequence ATGGTAAAAAAGGCATTTCCGGTATACGATGTAAGTACGCTCACAGGGTATAAACATGATGATATTCAGATCAGCAGATTTGCGCCTTACCTCAGTGTGCATGAGAATCTTCGTGATGCGCACAAACATAATTTCTATCATGTTACTTTATTCACCGAAGGCGCCGGTACGCATACGATCGACTTCAAAACCTTCACTGTAAAGCCTTACCAGATTTATTTCATGATTCCTGGTCAGGTGCACAGCTGGCAGTTTGAAGGAAAAGTAGACGGCTATATCATCAACTTTTCATTTAATTTCCTGCAGTCGCTCTTACAGAAACCTGATTATCTTGAGCAGTTTCCTTTCTTTACCGGTGATGTTGATGAAGCGGTCATCAACCTGCCGGAACAGCTGCATACGCCTATCACAAGGATCTTTGAAGAACTGATCCGGGAGATTGAACAGCCCGCAGATATGTCTGTGGATATGATACAGGTACTGATGTTGCAGGCGTTTATTCTGATCGGAAGACTCAGTTTTGAAAAGTCGCCGGTGCCGTCGAATAACTACAATTATATCCTGCTGAAGAATTTTCAGAAACTGATTGAGAAGAATTATACCACATTGAAGTTGCCCAGAGAGTATGCAGAATTACTCTTCATTACCCCTAATCATTTAAATGCATTGTGTAATAGTACGGTGGGTATGTCCGCAGGAGAACTGATCCGTAACAGGATCATACTGGAGGCAAAAAGATTGCTTGTGAACAAAGACTCTACTATCACTGAAATAGCGTATCAGCTGGGTTTTGCAGATAATTCTTATTTCACTAAATTTTATAAGAAGTACACGGGACAAACACCTGAAGAGTTCAGGAAAAGCCTCCGTTAA
- a CDS encoding lysozyme gives MELGANGEKLIKHFEKCRLAAYQDSKGIWTIGWGNTVYEDGKAVKKGDTITQQRADALFTNIKKGFVADVNKLTTGIKGLKQQQFDALVCFAYNVGSDMNKNGIAEGLGDSTLLKVVKADPKDPSVVMEFLKWNMSGGKVLDGLTRRRKAEAYLYMSGEVEFFDY, from the coding sequence ATGGAATTAGGCGCAAACGGGGAAAAGCTCATTAAACACTTCGAGAAATGCCGTCTGGCAGCATACCAGGACAGCAAAGGCATCTGGACAATCGGTTGGGGTAATACCGTATACGAAGACGGTAAAGCAGTAAAAAAGGGAGATACTATTACGCAGCAACGTGCGGATGCACTGTTCACCAATATTAAAAAAGGCTTCGTAGCAGATGTAAATAAGCTCACTACAGGTATAAAAGGTCTGAAACAACAGCAGTTTGACGCGCTGGTATGTTTCGCTTACAACGTAGGTAGCGATATGAACAAAAACGGTATTGCGGAAGGTCTGGGTGATAGCACTCTGCTGAAAGTAGTGAAAGCTGATCCTAAGGATCCTTCTGTCGTGATGGAGTTTCTGAAATGGAATATGTCAGGAGGTAAAGTGTTGGATGGTCTGACCCGCAGACGTAAAGCAGAAGCTTACCTCTACATGAGCGGAGAAGTTGAGTTCTTCGATTATTGA